TCGCCGGTGACCACGCGCAGCGAATCGTCGATAAGATGCCCGACAATTATTTGCACCTTGGTTTACTGGCCGCGATGTTTCCTCGGGCTACGTTCATCCATTGCCGCCGCACTCTCGCGGACGTGGCCCTATCATGCTGGATGACTAATTTCTTCGATATTCGCTGGTCCAATGATTTTGGACACATTGCCGGGCGCTTTCGGCAATACCTCCGCATGATGGATCATTGGCAAGCCGTGTTGCCGGTGTCGATTCACGAGGTCGACTACGAAGAAATGGTATCAAACCAGGAGCACGTCTCGCGCAGGCTGGTCGCGGCCTGCGGTCTCGATTGGGAACCAGCCTGCCTGGAGTTCTATCGCACGCAACGGCAGGTCCGCACGGCCAGCAGCACCCAGGTTCGGCAACCGATCTATAAGCGATCGTTGGCCCGCTGGAAAAACTACGAGCGCGAAGTGCCGGAACTATTCAAGGCCCTGCCAGGCAATCCGATCTAGCGACGAGCCGCGGGCCGACATCGAAAACAGCTAACGTCTCGGCTCGTACCGCATCGCCACCGCCCCCGAGGCAAACTCGTGCCGGCCGATAAGCTTCAGGTCGACGCGCCGCGATATCCCAGCGAACAACGTTGGGCCGTGCCCCACCACGACCGGATGCACGACGAACTCGTACTCGTCGATCAATCCTAATTCGGCGAGCGTCCGCGGAAGCTTTACGCCGCCGGTGAACAATCCCTTGCCCGGCTGACGTTTGAGTTGCTCAATCGCCTGTGCCAGATCCCCACGCACGAGTTCCGCGTTCCAATCAACCCGGTCCAGTGTACTCGACACGACATACTTCTGTGCCGCGTCGATCGCCTGGGCGAAGGGCTTTATCGAATCAGGCCATGCATCGCTTTGCACCGGCGGCCGGAACGCGGTCTCCATCATTTCATAGATCACACGGCCGAACACCAGCGCATCGGCACGCCGCAGGTTTTCCGTCGCATGACGATGCAATTCCTCGTCCGGCACGATGGTCCGATGATCGCAACACCCGTCGAGCGTAACGTTGATGGAATAGCGAAGGGGTCGCATGGCGTAAGAATACCGATCGCGTGAGGACGGATTAACTTCAGATGAGACGAAAAGCATGCGGCCGGCAACGGCCGAAGCGCAGCGGCGTAAACGGCCAAAGGGCCTCGAAGCGTCGCACCGCACGCATCCGACACGGAACGCACATATTGTTACGCAACCCAAGCAACCTCGCCATCACAGTCGGCGGATTTTAACGGCCGTACCAAGACACCAACAACTAAGTGCTCCGGAAGAGAATGCTGTCTCGAATAAGCCCTCGCCCCCACACGAAGTGCCGCCTGAATACCCCTCTCCCCCCGCGGGGGAGAGGTCAGGGTGAGGGGGCGAGCGCCGCGCTACAGCAGAATCTCGATAATCCGTCAGCTTCCTTTTGTTTGCTACCTGTCGTTTGCGGATTGCCACCCCCACAGACGGTAACCATAATGCTGACTCAATGTGCTAAGCATTGTGAAATCCGTTTACTAGCTCATTAGAACGACATCGCGACCGGGCATACCGTCGCGCACCTCAAGGGACTTGCTCATGAAGTTCAGAATGGCGGTTATCGTCTGTTGCCTGGGTGGTTATGCAATGCTCCCTACCGCGATCGCGTCGGCCGACACATCGTACAGCGTTACGGACTTGGGCTTGCTCCCTGGCACCACCTCGGCTGACGCCGATGCTATCAACGATAACGGGCAAATCGTGGGCACAACGTATCTCAGTTCAGGCGCCACGCAGGCCTTTCTCTACGAAGGTCAGGGCCCCATGCAAAAGCTCTCCACGCCGACGGCCTCTCGAGGTTACGCAATCAATAACAGCGGACAGGCTGTTGGCGACTTCAACGATCGGGCCGCGGCCTTCGCGGCGGACGGAACGCCCATCCCCCTCAATGGACTAAACCCGCAGTTCCAGAGTTCCGCCGAAGCCATTAACGACAGCGGCGAAATCGTGGGCGCTGTCTTCACGAACTCGAGTGTCCTGGACGTCCAAGCCTACAGTTATTCCGGCGCCGGCCCGGCACAACTTCTCGGCACACTCGGCGGCACCTACAGCAATGCCACCGGTATCAATAACAGTGGGCAAATCGTCGGCATGTCCTACTTGAGCGATGGCGAACGCCACGCCTTTCTTTACAACGGCAGCGGCCCGCTGCAGGATCTCGGCACGCTCGGGGGACCCTATAGCGGCGCCGAAGACATCAACAATCACGGGCAAGTCGTGGGCTTCGCCGCCATCAACGGCAATGACAACCATGCGTTTCTCTATAGCGGCAATGGCCCCATACAAGATCTGGGCATTCTTCCCGGCGAATCGTTTGGCCACGCGTACGCGATCAACGACAACGGCGACATCGTGGGCAATTCTCGCGATGCCGATCTCGTATGGCATGCGTTCATTTACACCACCGGCCAGATGTTCGACTTGAATACTTTGGTCGGTCCGGCTCCGAGTTTTTGGATCGAGGCCGCGCTCGGCATCAACAACCTCGGACAAATCGTCGGCTACGGCCCCGACGCGACAGGCCAGGAACACGCCCTGCTACTGACCCCCGTTCCTGAACCGACGACCCTGGCCCTGTGCATCATCGGGCTACTTGGCGTACTGGCCCACTTCGGACAGCGACGGACAAAAGTTCGCAGCGCTGTTCAGGATTGATAAAACGCGAAGCGCCGAGCGGCCACGGCCTACATCCCTCGCCCGACGAGTTCAGTCGCGACCTGGTCATCACGTCGGCGCTAGACGAAGAAGGGAATCGAACCATAGTAGGTGCCCGTTCGCACTGCGTGCGGATTTTCCGGGCTGACCCCACCGTGGATGAATTCACCAGCCAAGGGGGCGTGTACTGGCGCTTTCACGAATCCGCAGGCAAGGTAAAGCTCAAAACTCTACGAGGCTGGGATCATCTTCTTCCATCTGGCTCGATCGTGATGCTGGTGCGGGATGATGAAGTGGTGCGTCTCTACACGATGTGGCCAGACTTTCGGTGTTGAAGCCGCGCGTCGTTGGCCCAAACATTTCCCCTCGATAAGCCACACGTGCGCAGCCGCCACGACGGTATCGATACATAAACCTCGCAAGCGAGCGAGAGTCGACACACTCCCAAAAGTTGCTCCGCAGATCGCCCCGGTCACGTTTAGCCAAGCGCGCCGCACGATTAATTCAATCACTTTTGCAGCTCGCCCACTGAGCAGTCACTCGAAATCGACCAGGTACCGATACCGGCTTGTCGTAATCTCGCCCCCTTTTTCCGCTAGCTCGTCCCCAATTTCCGTCACCCGCCCGACACGCGCCCGCGTTGCATACCAGCGCCCGCGCGGTGATTGGGCCGTTTCGTCGATGGTCCACACTTGCACGTCAAATGGTTCGCGTTCCTTTTTGAAGCGCAGGTCCTGGCGCAGGATCATGTGTCCTCGATCCGGCGCGATCCAATACGCGGCGTCGTTGAATCCGACGGCCGTTTCCAGTCGCACGCGCACCAGCTTTGTCCCGGCGGGACCCATCTTGGGCTCGTCTTCCAGCGTCACCACCACGTCGGGATTATCAAACTCAGGCACGACTCCTTCCCACGCATGGCCGGTTATCGTCGGAAAGCCGACCTGGTGCGGCACCGCGTGGGCGTGGGCCCCTTCGGTCAACGGCATTTTCAGAATCTGTTCCTGCCACCACATTTCGGCATCCGCCGGCACTTTCAATTCTTTCGACCACACCCG
This window of the Pirellulales bacterium genome carries:
- a CDS encoding dihydrofolate reductase family protein, producing MRPLRYSINVTLDGCCDHRTIVPDEELHRHATENLRRADALVFGRVIYEMMETAFRPPVQSDAWPDSIKPFAQAIDAAQKYVVSSTLDRVDWNAELVRGDLAQAIEQLKRQPGKGLFTGGVKLPRTLAELGLIDEYEFVVHPVVVGHGPTLFAGISRRVDLKLIGRHEFASGAVAMRYEPRR
- a CDS encoding PEP-CTERM sorting domain-containing protein, producing the protein MKFRMAVIVCCLGGYAMLPTAIASADTSYSVTDLGLLPGTTSADADAINDNGQIVGTTYLSSGATQAFLYEGQGPMQKLSTPTASRGYAINNSGQAVGDFNDRAAAFAADGTPIPLNGLNPQFQSSAEAINDSGEIVGAVFTNSSVLDVQAYSYSGAGPAQLLGTLGGTYSNATGINNSGQIVGMSYLSDGERHAFLYNGSGPLQDLGTLGGPYSGAEDINNHGQVVGFAAINGNDNHAFLYSGNGPIQDLGILPGESFGHAYAINDNGDIVGNSRDADLVWHAFIYTTGQMFDLNTLVGPAPSFWIEAALGINNLGQIVGYGPDATGQEHALLLTPVPEPTTLALCIIGLLGVLAHFGQRRTKVRSAVQD